CCTTTGGGGAGATCCAGGGTGCTTGTCCGTGGATGGTAAAACGTGGTTGTGTTTCTTTGACTGGCCACGCCGGGCTGCAGCGAATTTTGCCTCCGATCGGGCTCAGCGACTTCGTAGAATAGCGCAGCGGAAATCGACCCGGACGGGTCGCCATGTCGCGTGCGGCCACGCAGGCAACCCTAAATTTTTCTTGAACCTTAAATCTCACAAATCTTCAAATCTGGACCGATGAACTTGGCGTTGATGCAAATCCTTTCAAAACCAGCTTTTTTATCCGAAAAATTACGAGCCCCTCGATCCCTAGGAgtgatccctccaagaactcaacaccaccgtgcgcctggccccacggtgggcgccaactgtcgttgttttgtcacggcagatgtccttagtgtcaggacttagtcgcgaggccaacccatctatgtggtagcttgagaagGGTTGagtggaatcgagagacgcaacacaagacaaggatttagacagcttcgggccccgggaaacatcatccggtaacaaccctacatgttgtttgaggctaggtctcattatgatcacgagggagtcgccggtaaatcggttctttgtgtctagccctagagattgtttcttcttgcttgtcgcttgtccctctttggggagccctgcccctccttatatatgttgaaggggtgggttacatgtggagtcctattaggattaggactagtctaccttctaatacaaaccggatacaagtccgggtcttaactctttataaggtaaatattccttatgcctttccttgtaaagtggcccaccatagtatgaaccggccttcatgaaccgcacgttgggccaccgggtcttgtcgctcctctgaccagcctgccggattaccaatgaatcgtaaaccgacaggtccaaacgggtcgccagtgaatcgtcaTGTCTTAGTCGGGTCTCAAGtgaaccgccaagtccggccgggttatattTCCGACCGGTTTACGCTGCGGGGTAATATCCCCGACATGTCTCGTATGACAGTTTTTGGGCGTAGCGCCTGTCAGAGATACTTCGAGATACCAGGGCGAGATCATATTTTCTACTTGCAGAGCACTATTCTCTTGCAGAGATGCTTTAGAAGCTGAATTATGTGCAATCATGGAAGGTCTATCTTTAGCAGTTCAGAGAACTGGACTTCCCATTGCTATCGAAATGGGTTCGAGTATGGCGGTGTCTATGGTCTCTTGTGACGAAGTAGATCGGTCAGTTTATGCCTCCTTGGTGAATGAAATAAGCCTGCTATTGTGTCTTAGGAAAACTTGTTTTGCTTAAGTTTCTTGTTCTCAGAATAAGGCTAGTGGTAGTTTAGCTAGAATTGTTAGAGTAGAAGGATGGACTATAACTTGGTTAGGGTCCGGTCCTGATGAAGTTTTGGGAATTGTCCTTGATGACTGTAAAGACATTGTGATTGAGTAATACAAGTATTTCTCCCAAAAAAAAGATGCTCATACTTGCAGTATTTACTCTGGCTGACTGGCACACATTGTTCGAAATCATAATCACAGAGGACAGTGGAGCAATGGTGCCCCggacctggggggggggggggggggggggggggtcctggCATGACTCCTGGAGCCCATGGGCCGGGCCTGGTCAACATTCTGGGTCCTCCAGTGTCTGGAGGCCGGGCCTGGTCATTTTGGGGCCAGTGTCGGGAGCCCGGGCCTAAATGAAGGCGCAGTGGGCCCGTGGCCTCTTTTCGCTATCAATATGACGATCTATGCCCCCGTTCTCCTTCAAATAGCCACCCCGGCTGCGCTGCCTGCCTACCTCCTCGTTCTCTCTGCTCTCCTCTCACTAAGACACTGACCATCACAGTGTCACACGCAGACGCTTCATCGGCTGAATCACCAGCCAAGGTAAAGCATCAACACATACACGAGCAAGCAAGGAAAGCCAAGCTTAGCTGTCTCCGATCACAGCCGGccgcagagagagagagggagatgtCGAGCCGCCGTGGCCGGATCACCGACGAAGAGATCAACGAGCTCATCTCCAAGATCCAGGCGGTGCTCCCGGAATCATCCCGCCGCCGCTCCGCGAGCCGGGTACGTACTCACGCGAGCGCGCATTGGTCCTCCTGCGAGTTGCTTGTTCCGTGCGTGCGTCCGTGCAGTGCACCGTCACTGACGTACAGGCCGGCCGCGACGGTGCATTTCGTCATGGCGGCGCCGCCAAGTCCACCCTGAGAAGGATTAACGCTGTTATTTTTCTTCCTCACTGTTCCTGACATGAATGCTACGCTGTGCTGTGCAGTCGTCGGCGTCGAAGCTACTGAAGGAGACGTGCGGATACATCAAGAGCCTCCACCAGGAGGTTGACGATCTCTCCGATAGGCTCTCGGAGCTAATGTCGACCTTGGACGAGACCAGCCCCCAGGCCGAGATCATCCGGAGCCTTCTCCGCTAGCCGGATTTTATCCTACCGATCGAGCCAGTAGGCAGTAGCTACATATATATTAGCTTGAATTCATCGGCCGAAGAGGGAGACGAAGAGGCAAGACAAGAGAAGAGAAGACAACAAGAGAGGCATAGCATTTTTTAGCTGCTGCTTGTTTCTTTTCCTTCCTGCTCCCCCGTCTCCGGTACGTCGtcgtctgtgtgtgtttgtgtttgTGAGGCCCTCATTTAGCTTCCGGTATACTCCTACTCCACTGTGTTTCATTTATGCACCGGGTTGGTAGAGGTTAATAATATATATGGTACTTCTACTGATTAGCTGAGTGTATTACTACTAGCTTGTAGACGTGTGTGTTTGTGCTGTTATAGGCCTGTAGCTTTGTCACTGTTTTCTACTGATTAGTTTCTCTCAGACTGATGAGATGCATCCTCTAGCTATAGAGGTGTTGTtttgtactactactagtactatcAATTGCTAGCTTTGTCCCTGTTTTCCAACGGACAAGCTAGCTAGGTTAACGACGACCGTGGACTACGGAGAACTGTCTGTTTTTGTACTATCTGTTTAATTACTGCCACGTCTTCTCTGCATAACTTACTACTCCGTACGGTCAAGTTATTTGAAGCAATGTGCAAGTGCCACGTAGGCCCTGTTTTGATTCATGGGTTAgagctagtttgagctagtttgggttCAAATAGCTCTAAAGTCTTCAAACATGAGACTAGTTTAAACTAGTTGCATCTAACCCACCTAAAAAACTATCCCATCCAAGatgtgctaattggagctagttctcctagtgcatttattgttaatctaaccttgtcatccaaacacctctttgacTAGAGTTAGTTCAAGGTTAGTCATGAGCTAAAAACTAACTCTAAcatctagctaagttagagtatccaaacaggaccATAGAAAAATGAAGAACCTCTCGTGCGTGCTAGCGGGCGTACGTGCGCATGTACCGTCGAAATAGTCGGTGTGCTTGTAAATGTAAGAAGATATAAAAATGAGCGAGACGTTCCATGATGCAAAAGAGCCCTATTACCTAGAGGGTCAACATTTTGGCTTCTCGAGTGATAGGCCCCACGAAAAGCAGGTGTCTTCATCTTTTGTGAACTTGGCCCCATGAAATGTCAACTTTTCGCAAACAAGATCTCCGCAATCAAGCACGGCGTCGGATCCCTCCAAACTATAGTCGATCAACAGTAAAAAGAAAAACACAAGTCGATCGACATGGCAGTGCAGGTACGAGAGCCGTCCGATCAGCTGCCAAAGCATGAGATCCGTAGTGTTTTCTTCTGGTTATTTTGGTTTATAGAGACGTCTCATGTTCGAAGTGGATCATATACGTATACTACAAATAGAAAACACTTGCATTCCGTCACCTGCGTTTCAAGCGCGTGCACAGTGTGGCCTTTCTTTGTCCGTATCTACATCGTCGTCTCCAGTGGAACGGCTTGCTCTCGCTTCCACTGTGATGGTGCCGACGGTTTTGCTTTCTCCGATCTCACGGACTGCGCAGGTGTATCCCCGGCTTTAGTTCTCGATCAAATAGCCTAGTCAAAATCTCTCGGCCTGTGCACAGCTACAGACAGTATACTATACTCCATCGAACACGCGGGTTATGGATTATCTTAGAGCAGTACCCTCAAATCCTTCTCAAACATCCGTGGACATACCAGGTTAGTGTTCGGACAGGAGAGAAGAAAAAAGTGACCCGCCAGACAATCATATCAGTTTTATACTGTCTACAAACTCTTATATCCAAACCATAGGATAGTTAGTCCGCCACGCAGGATGCAGCCCAACCCGGACCGTCatttctctctttctttctttttccgtCTTCACAAATTACAGGCATGTAACCAGACATATAAGGGACAAAATGTAGATCAAAGTTGCATAGAAGCTTAAAACAGACATGTTTAGAAACTGATAGGACGCGCCTATTAACGTCGGAGGGGTTAAATTTGCCAAGTCCGTCTATAGATTCCTGCCCTCAATGGGTCAGCGTGACTAATTGCTCGTGCATTCCAAGACCTTGGCCGATACATACAAAACCCACGCGCTTAGGAAAATGGCTACCGCTCAAGAAACCGTGCAGGGAACGGGCACAGCTTTGTTAATCTGGAGCCTGAGGGGAGGGGAAAGCCGGCTCGATCTCTCTCCAGAGACGCATAAACTAGCTGTTTGTTTATGAGTTCCAAAACCCTGGATGGGCCGCCGGTGTTCAGGCTCAGGTTCTTCTGGCTGGTGCGTGGAAAGCAGAGCCGGAGATGCGTGCATCCCCCCGATGCGTGTGTGCGTGCGGGTGTGTCTGCAGGAGCAAGGCATGGAAATGGTCTCGGCCTCGGAGCGAGCAATTCGTGGAGGAAACAAACTTTCTGTCTGCGACGTGAAGCCAGCCCGCCCGGCCGGTGCGGTGCGGTGCCCCTGTAACGAGGAGGCGTGTCCAGTCTCGGTCAGTCTCTCCCTAGAAATGTGCCTCACTTGTCTTGTCAGGCCGGTCAACACATCGGCGAGCTGCGAATCACACAAGTCACAGCTGAACTAGTGCTAATCAATTGCTCGATCCACGCGTACGTGCCCGGTGGCTCGTGCGCATTATACTAGTATGGCGTCGTACGAGACGTGCACGAGGAACGCATGCCCGTCCGGTGTGCTACTCGCACCTTTGCATGTGTGGTGTGTATCCGCGGAGCCTGTCCGAGACGTGGCGTGCGGGTGAGAAGGACTCGCTCGGATCTGGGAGGTGCTCGCTATTACTGTTGCAGCTACCGGCGGCCGGCGGTTGGACTGGCAGGTGGTGGCCGGTCGCCGATCGGTTGGTTTGGTTTCCTCCCCGGCGATCCACTTGCAGGACAGCAGGGGTCCGGCGGTGGTACTGTGCAGGGCCGGCGGGGTCGCTGTCGGCGTACCGTTGGATCCGGCACGGCAGCTGCTCATAAAAGGCGAATCTGTCCCGGCGCGCGTAGGGGCCGGCCAGTCGGTCGGGCGGGCAACGAGGCAACAGACACAGGCACGCGTTGCTGCTGAATGCCGATGACTGGTGAGATAGATGGCCCTGCCCTGGCCACCCACACAGATCTCACTTTCGCTGTTCCTGTGCGCCAGTCCGGGCCATGTAGGCGGCACAGCGGCCCGACTGACTCATCCATCAGGCCTGTGCTTGTTTTGCGCTGCACGCGACGCGAGCGTCAAGAATGGCCAGCGCGTCCGTCCGTCGTCATGGACAAGCCACCATGCCATGGGGCGCGCACGCTCCTGGGCAACAGGTCGTCTCAAAGCATCACGAGCAAGACCTTCCCAAAGGACAGCTTTGTGGACTTAGTGCGTCGCGCCCGGGCCGGTGTCTTGCATCGGCACCGCGAGACACCGCAGGACGGCCCCGAGGCGACTCGTCGGCATCGGAAAGCGACGGAGAAAAGGTGCCTCGACCGACCGGCTCTCGGTCTCGGCGGAGGGCGTACGTGGTGGAAGCTGCGCCGCGCGCGCGTGCGGGGTGCGGCCGCGGCGGTATGGCGCGCGACGCCTGGGATGCGTTGCGCCATTGACCGAGCTGAGCGGGAGCATGGGCGCGTAGGCGGTGTCGGATCTAGtctcccgcgccggcgccgcgGGTGGCCCGTTGTCGCGCCCGGCGAACGACATGGCCCGGGCCGGAGGGGGCGGACCGGTGAGCGATTGATTGCGCTGCCGCCCGAGATCTGATTAAGGCCCTGCAGCCGGGCCGGCGAGACGGAGCCCTGGGCGAGCCCACACGTAGCGGAAGGGCAGGCCCGTATTGGGTATGCGCCTAGGTATGCATGCCATGCCATGCAGATCAACGCAACGCGTGTATCCTATTTCTGCGGTACACCGAAGCTCCAAAAGTGTGTTCCACATCATCACACCTGGCTTTGGCCATTTATTAGGCACACACATGTTATCTCACCGCCGATAGATACACGCGCGTCTCTTTCTGTGCTGCCGTGCAAGTATGCACGTGCCGGGAGTAGTACCGAGCTGGAGCACCAGCTAACTTTTTGTCAAGGTGATGGCGACGCCCGgggtggcggtggtggcgacCGTGCTACATTCCTGGGGAAACGAAGCAATGTCAAGGCGTGTTGCGCTCTTTCCGGGTGAACACTGGGACACAACAAACAAACGCAGTCGTCGTGCATATTGCAGTCAAACAGTGCGCAGGGAAAAGCTAGGGCTCCCGAGAACGTCCGACCGACGTGGGGATGATCTCACCGGTGACCATTAGATTACCAAAAATGCATGTATAGCTACAGCTTCTCTGCGCTCCAGAGACGTTAAATAGAACTCACGCAAAGCAACCAGACAGGCTTAACGTGATAATGAACTTCCTTCTTTACTTTTATACTTTCTTCTATTCACGGAAGCTCCCGGTTTTGGGAAGTTTCTGGAAGCTTCCCAGATGTTTCCTTTTTTCCTCTTCTGGACCGGTTTTTCCTTgcccttttctttctttttctgtttcttttctttgCTGTTTTTCAAAATGCACAAACTTTTTCAAATTCAAtaaatttttctcaaatttgatgAAAATAATTAGCATTCGACAATCTTTTTCCAAAATAGTTGATTtctttttcaaaatcaatgaaatTCATTTCAAATTCTATGATATTTTTTCAacttcgatgaacttttttgagAATCAATAAACTTTTTCTAAAAAATAATGAACTTTTTAATTATCCATCAagttttttcaaattcgatgaagaTTTTACAACTTTTCGTTAGTTTTTTCCAAAATGATTATATTTTTAAAAAATCAtgtttttttcaaatttgtgtaCTTTATTTCAAAACTGATGAACTATTTTCAAAAACGATGAACCTTTTCAATTTGTGCACTTTTTCCAAAAATGATGAGCCTTTATTCGAATTTAGTGAACTTTATTAGATTTCTACAAATTTTCTTGAATTTCTGGATTTTTTTTAAGTCAGCGGCTGACTGGTTAACCATTGACTGACCAAAAGAAGCAGACAAGGGCGACGACCGAGCGATCCTGCACAGCCAGCATTGATGGGCCGCACCATTCTAGCCAGAACATGAGTGCCGGTTTCGCTCCATGGCGCTTAAAGCGCAGAGCAGGAGCTCCCCTCGTTCATAGCGAGATTTAGGGAACCATCGCGTTAAGGCAAGCGCCAGAAGGGCCAGCCCAGCTCGCGGGATGCCACAGCCTTGTTTCttcatgttttttgtttttgctttttgcttttttTTTACTTCTAAATATTCAAATAAACATAATAAGAAACACTTCAGAAAAAAACCTTTGAAAAAAATTGTTAACCACTCATTTGTAAAATCTTAAAGGTGTATAGAGAAAATGTTTCTCATTAATACAAAAAATTACAATGTGTATGAAATTTTTTGCTTCTGTATTTCAAAAATGTTAATTAATCATTTAAAATATGTTAATAATTAtcaaaaatattaatcaagcatctgacaaatgttaaatgtgtatagaaaaatgttgaTGTGTATTAAAAacgttaatcaagcatttaaaaatgttaaatgtgtagagaagaatgttgatcatgtattaaaaaacATTGATCTTGTATATGATCTTTTAATACATCATTTAAAAATGTtcaaatgtgtatagaaaaatgttgaGTATGTATTTACATATGTTAACATTGTATTGCAAAATGTTATTCGAGCATCGAAAAATGTTAAGAATGTGTATAGAAAACATGTGGCCCGTGTACTAAAAAAATTTAAACCTAAAAATGTtcaaatgtgtatagaaaaatgttgaccatgtattaaaaaatgtcaaccttgtattaaaaaatgttactcAAGCATTGAAAATTGTTAAGAACGTCTACAGAAAACATGTTGACCGTGTACGAACAAATGTTAAACCTGTATTTGTAAAATTTTAAACATGTATTAAAAATATATACTAGGCGTATATAAAAAATGTAGCATGAAACACAAGAACAACTAAAAATGAGAAAAAAAACACAATTGAAACTAAAAAAGAAATAAAGGaaaccaaaaaaagaaaaagaataaataaagaaacaaagaaaaacaaaagaaaacagttcaaaaccaagaaagaaactaaaagataaaaaaggaaacaaaagaaaaaccGAAGGTAACCATGCAATAAACAAagaaaaaacatgcaaaaaagaATTATAACAGCAAaacaaagaaacaaagaaaaacaagaCAAAATGGTTCAAAACGAAGAAATAAACTAAAAGataaaaaagaaacaaaagaaaaaacgAAGGTGACCATGCAATAAACAAAGAAAAACGAAAGAAAACACATGCAAAATACAGTAGATGTATAACAGCAAAACAAAGAAacgaaaaaaaatagaaaaaaaaagttaacaaaaaaagaaaaagaaaacaaacgAACACATCAGAGTAACACGCTACTGGACTGGGCCTATACGCGTGCGTGCTGCGGGAAAGCTTTAGGCGAGACGGATGTGGCGATCCTATTTGGCGCGCAGGTCACTGGTTAGCGACCATGCACGCACCACCCGCTTCCTCCTACCGGGTTTCCAATTTTGGAAAGGTTGTAGAACCTTCCCAAACCGGGTTTTCTTACTCCTTTTCATTTACGAATTTTCTTTTTTTATTATTTTAACTTTTTTTCTATTTTAATTTCTGTTTCTATTTCACTTTTCTTCTTTTCATTTTCCGAACATTTTCCAAATTCAAGAATTTTTTTAATCGAGAAATTTTCTGCAAATCATGagcatgtttcaaatttgttaacatttttactaattcaaaaatAACTTTTTCAACTTGTGAACATGTTTTTGAATTGGTGAACATTTTCTAGTAGATAAACTTTTCAAGAAATTAGTAAACATTTTATCAAATTCATGAACTGTCTTTGAATAGGCGAAAACTTTTTGTTCTCCCTAACATTTTGTACGAAGtagaaaacatgaacatttttcaaattcatgaacatagTTTTACAATTCACGAATCTTTTCTGAATTTGTCAATTTATTCCTTAAACTTGTGAATATTTTTTTTGAATGGGCAAACTTTTTGAAATGCTGAAATTATTTTGAAATTTTCGAataatttttaaaattcatgaacatttctgTATATGCGAACATTTTATCCCCGGATATTTTTTATGAAATCGATATATTTTTTGAATGTCTGAACATTTTTTACAAATTCGCGAGCATTTTTtcaattcacaaacattttttgaaactcgtgaacaatttttaaaaagcAAGAAATTTTTTAGTCTCCGCCGAACAATTTGTAAACACATAAGACATTCTTTAGGTtagatttgatttgaaaatttagggttaggtctccgccgaacttGTCTCGGatcgaccgagttgtagaaatcggtctcaccgatttggcttaggccattgcacatgcgttttcggtctgaccgaaaactgcaaatcggtgcgaccgagttcgactctctgtgaaaccctagcaatctcggggccaccaaactgtgactcggtctgaccgagttcactagtttaggttccaaaattGCTTCGttatcaccgagtttaacaaatcggtagctccgaaatgctttctgtggagaactaaaactaagtttttgagtcatctgttttgaaaaaactctgcactttgtgatgctcatccactctacctcatctacatctaTTCACTGGGTTTGCTGTCAGTGTGATTGCAAAGATGTCTGCCCAGAGCGATAGTCAGAACAGATCTGAAGAACAAGTGAATTGAGTGAGGGTTCTgatccctcaagcagctatgatgagggcagcaagAGCACACCAAGTAACTTTCCCAAGGCAGCCActagaacaaggaagaagagaacctcagactctgaagatgaggattatgtggttgttgaggatgaggccacctCAAGGGAGAAAGTGCTaaagaaagagtatggcacagctgctgcaactaagccatGGTTGCACAAGAAGGCACCTGCCAAGAGAGTCCCAATGTCAAAGCCAAGAAAAGTTCCAACAGGAGAAACCATGAAATTCACAATAGAATCAGATGATGATGAGGCAGTTGGAGATGACAAGAAGAAAAAGAGGGCAAGAACCACATCTGCAAAAGTTCTTGGAAAATCAACTATGGTAAGAGATttagaggaagaggaagaggatgctgcactagcacccaagtctcagaagcttatgggagatgctatcAAGTCAGGGGCTGCAACATCAAAGCCTAAGACTGCTCCCAAAGCAACAGCTCAAGCTCAGAAACCCCCTAAGCCCAAGAGAAGCACTAGAAACATTCCAGCTGAAGAAAAGAataaggccccagtgcctgaagctgaagaagaggatgatgaatcTCATGTATTGAGAAAACTGAAACCcaagattccagaccacaatgatgctcatctagtggctgaggacatgcacatcaggaaagatgctggactgagattgtggagacagtctgatccctaTTTTGTGAGGAGGAGGACTGCAGTTGACTACATGTTTCATACCAAAGAACAgcaagacttctatgagactattttgcttgacaagaagccaattgtctgtgacatgagatgggttgattgggaatacatcaaggagaaagaagatcacttcccaggagtatatgacagcttcaaagcatgtggagttgataagtttgttggacagaaggtcaccaaatggaatgatgagctaatcattcagttttactccactgctcaTTTCTATCTAGATGGgaggatagtatggatgtctgaaggtacaaggtaccaatcaactGTTGAAGAATGCGCCAAGCTGATCAATGCCCCAgaagaacatgaggatgacttggatgtgtatgccaagaagaagaaagaccacaactctatggcaaacatgtacaaagagatccctgatAAAGCTTTGGAGACACACAAACTTGGATATGTACATTACCCGTTGTCTGGTCTACCTACTATCAACACCATCCTAAGGCACACTTTACTACCCAAgtctggagatcacaagatgattagaggacattccatcaacttgctgcaactatttgatgtccctcaaaagttcaaggtcatgagtctgattgtagagacaatcaagaggacagctgctgaCCAGAAGAGATCTTGTGGATATGCTTCACatattcaggagctcatcaactccaagatgggcacaggtacttacttgttggacaaggagcatctacctatatatcctgaatttgaagacaacaaagttgtgatgaatgaggatgaaccatcatcagctcaagcacaagagaagagagctAAAGCTAAGGCAaagaaagctgccaagatgccaagtgtagaggaagcatctcaagttttcctgaagagcaagcaagatcagttagcatatctgatccaatctactttgaggattgagacgggcttggccaccctaactcagaatcaggagagcttggaaaggatcatagaaacaatattatgatcttgatctgaaggttCTTGAGA
This genomic window from Aegilops tauschii subsp. strangulata cultivar AL8/78 chromosome 4, Aet v6.0, whole genome shotgun sequence contains:
- the LOC109772824 gene encoding transcription factor ILI3; this encodes MSSRRGRITDEEINELISKIQAVLPESSRRRSASRSSASKLLKETCGYIKSLHQEVDDLSDRLSELMSTLDETSPQAEIIRSLLR